From one Ammospiza caudacuta isolate bAmmCau1 chromosome 8, bAmmCau1.pri, whole genome shotgun sequence genomic stretch:
- the LOC131560454 gene encoding 10 kDa heat shock protein, mitochondrial isoform X2 → MAGKAFRKFLPLFDRVLVERCAAETVTKGGIMIPEKSQGKVLQATVVAVGSGGRGKNGEIQPVSVKVGEKVLLPEYGGTKIVLEDKDYYLFRDGDILGKYVD, encoded by the exons ATG gcaggaaaagcaTTTAGGAAATTTCTTCCCCTCTTTGATCGTGTACTGGTTGAGCGATGTGCAGCAGAGACAGTAACCAAAGGAGGAATCATGATaccagaaaaatcccaagggaAGGTACTACAAGCAACAGTAGTAGCAGTTGGATCTGGAGGCAGAGGAAAG aatgGCGAGATTCAGCCAGTGAGTGTAAAAGTTGGTGAAAAGGTTTTGCTCCCAGAATATGGTGGTACTAAGATCGTACTGGAAGATAAG GACTACTACTTGTTTAGAGATGGTGACATTCTTGGGAAATACGTGGACTAA